In a genomic window of Cytobacillus sp. FSL H8-0458:
- the mtnK gene encoding S-methyl-5-thioribose kinase, with amino-acid sequence MTVFTSAYFTMTEQEAIEYAKTRLNYFAPDAELDCREIGDGNLNYVFKLTDHKHKKSLIIKQAGPVARISDEFKLSPDRNRIEYEILDLQNKLAPGFVPQVFSYDPIMNCTAMEDLSDYTIMRTALMQHEKFPLFADHISTFLVNTLLLTSDVVMGHKEKKELVKKFINPELCEISEDLVFTEPFYDCARNEVFEGTREFAKKEIWEDPKLQLETAKLKFEFMTNAQSLLHGDLHTGSIFVKEDSTKIIDPEFAFFGPAGYDAGNVIANLIFAYVNAKYTISEGEARTDQLGYLENTMEDIIDLFQTKFLQAWDEKAQEQTACYKGFKEYYLDTILRDTAAVTGLELCRRIIGLASVKDVTSIEDYSSRAAAENICLAAGKMFIMDRESFKTGADFVRVLKDCEKRF; translated from the coding sequence ATGACTGTTTTTACATCCGCTTATTTTACAATGACTGAACAGGAAGCTATTGAATATGCCAAAACAAGGCTGAATTATTTTGCTCCAGATGCTGAATTGGACTGCAGGGAAATTGGCGATGGCAATTTAAACTATGTTTTCAAGCTGACTGACCATAAACACAAGAAGTCTCTGATTATCAAACAGGCCGGACCGGTTGCCAGAATATCTGATGAATTTAAGCTGTCACCTGACCGCAACCGCATTGAATACGAAATTCTCGATCTGCAAAACAAGCTCGCTCCAGGTTTCGTGCCACAAGTGTTTAGCTACGATCCCATAATGAATTGTACCGCAATGGAGGATTTGTCAGATTACACTATTATGAGGACAGCCTTAATGCAGCATGAAAAATTCCCGCTATTTGCTGACCATATCTCGACTTTTCTGGTAAATACCTTATTGCTTACTTCAGATGTCGTAATGGGTCATAAGGAAAAGAAAGAGCTCGTCAAAAAGTTTATCAACCCGGAATTGTGCGAAATTTCAGAGGATCTCGTCTTTACAGAACCGTTTTACGACTGTGCGAGAAATGAAGTGTTTGAAGGCACCAGGGAATTTGCCAAAAAGGAAATTTGGGAGGATCCAAAGCTTCAGCTTGAAACTGCTAAGCTAAAATTTGAGTTTATGACCAATGCCCAGTCCCTGCTGCACGGTGATCTGCACACAGGCTCAATTTTTGTAAAAGAAGATTCTACTAAAATCATTGATCCTGAGTTCGCCTTTTTTGGCCCGGCCGGATACGATGCCGGCAATGTGATTGCCAACCTGATTTTCGCCTATGTGAACGCGAAATATACCATCTCAGAAGGTGAAGCAAGAACCGATCAGCTTGGGTATCTTGAAAACACAATGGAAGATATTATCGACTTGTTCCAAACGAAATTCCTGCAGGCCTGGGATGAGAAGGCACAAGAACAAACAGCCTGCTATAAAGGCTTTAAGGAATACTACCTGGATACAATCCTTCGTGATACAGCAGCCGTCACAGGACTTGAGCTGTGCAGGAGAATTATCGGGCTGGCATCTGTAAAGGATGTCACATCCATTGAAGATTACAGCAGCAGAGCTGCAGCGGAAAACATTTGTCTGGCAGCCGGAAAAATGTTTATTATGGATAGGGAATCTTTTAAAACAGGAGCAGATTTTGTACGTGTTCTAAAAGACTGTGAAAAAAGATTCTAA
- a CDS encoding STAS domain-containing protein — protein sequence MEPIHKVSAYLTQNAEVLSEELVKEIVKRFGFEIPKPEFEAAVSMYVEFMKFLGTMIASNDDMIPEGLVEWSKGNGERAASKGGKISDIVIRYPDTRLVFTDRFNNIGKKFELTADEIISIIKKVNFMLDISVNETVFAFERHSEEQLKETQSQVNELSAAIVPIQDSIAILPLIGSIDYDRAQIIIEKTVPRVSQLGIETLIIDFSGTVNIDVEIANHIFDIRNILQLIGVNTIATGVRPDLAKSAVVLGIDLSSLEVYSNVLQAIRSIK from the coding sequence ATGGAGCCTATTCATAAAGTTTCAGCGTATCTTACTCAAAATGCAGAGGTTTTATCTGAAGAACTCGTCAAAGAAATCGTAAAACGATTTGGTTTCGAAATTCCCAAACCGGAATTTGAGGCTGCCGTTTCGATGTATGTGGAGTTTATGAAGTTTCTGGGAACCATGATTGCTAGCAATGATGATATGATTCCTGAAGGATTGGTTGAATGGAGCAAAGGAAATGGCGAACGGGCTGCCTCCAAGGGAGGGAAAATTTCTGATATCGTCATCCGGTATCCGGACACCCGCCTCGTTTTTACTGATAGATTCAACAATATTGGCAAAAAGTTTGAATTAACGGCTGATGAGATTATTTCCATTATTAAAAAAGTGAACTTTATGCTGGATATCAGCGTTAATGAGACCGTATTTGCCTTTGAACGGCACTCCGAGGAACAATTAAAAGAGACACAATCCCAGGTAAACGAGCTGTCTGCAGCTATTGTACCGATCCAGGACAGCATTGCAATCCTTCCATTGATCGGAAGCATAGACTATGACAGAGCTCAAATTATCATTGAGAAGACAGTCCCTCGGGTAAGTCAGCTGGGAATTGAAACCTTAATTATCGATTTTTCCGGCACGGTGAATATAGATGTTGAAATTGCCAATCATATTTTTGATATCCGTAATATTCTCCAGCTAATCGGTGTCAATACCATTGCAACAGGCGTCAGACCGGATTTGGCAAAAAGTGCCGTTGTCCTTGGCATTGACTTGTCATCCCTTGAAGTATACTCGAACGTCCTGCAGGCGATTAGAAGCATTAAATAA
- a CDS encoding lactonase family protein: MAKYRGYIGTYTKSESEGIYSFILDTEAGRISDVRIAAQLDNPTYLTISLDNQFLFSVAKEGESGGVAAYRLDSSGSLEKINSQVSAGSPPCHVSVDSSVRNVFSANYHKGTVESYLTNEDGSLNPAVSVMKHSGSGPDSRQEKPHTHYAGLTPDEKYLAAVDLGTDQVITYEVNEGILKENSTLAVKPGSGPRHLVFHPNGKYAYVMTEFSSEVLLLQYHEDGSFVQKQAITTLPEGFKENNQGSAIHISSDGRFVYAGNRGHDSIAVFSVNQDNGELAFVEHTSTEGNWPRDFVLDPTEKFVIGSNQNSSSIVLYSRDETTGKLTLLQSDVKVPDPVCVKFLHV, from the coding sequence ATGGCTAAGTACAGAGGATACATAGGCACATATACAAAGAGTGAAAGTGAAGGGATTTATTCATTTATTCTGGATACAGAGGCAGGCAGAATTTCCGATGTAAGGATTGCAGCGCAGTTGGATAATCCCACCTATCTAACAATCAGCCTTGATAATCAGTTTTTATTCTCGGTAGCCAAGGAAGGCGAATCCGGCGGAGTGGCTGCGTATCGTCTTGACAGCAGCGGTTCGCTTGAGAAAATCAACAGCCAGGTTTCTGCCGGCTCCCCTCCATGTCATGTCAGTGTGGATTCTTCCGTGCGCAATGTTTTCAGTGCAAACTACCATAAAGGGACAGTCGAGTCTTACTTAACAAATGAGGACGGCTCTTTAAATCCTGCTGTTTCAGTTATGAAGCATAGCGGATCAGGTCCTGACAGCAGGCAGGAAAAACCGCATACTCACTATGCTGGACTTACTCCGGACGAAAAGTATTTAGCTGCAGTTGACCTGGGAACAGACCAGGTGATTACGTATGAAGTAAATGAAGGCATTCTAAAGGAAAATAGCACCCTGGCCGTTAAACCTGGGAGCGGACCCAGACACCTTGTGTTCCATCCAAATGGCAAGTATGCCTATGTGATGACCGAGTTTAGCTCTGAAGTTCTTTTACTTCAGTATCATGAAGATGGAAGCTTCGTTCAAAAGCAGGCTATAACCACCCTTCCGGAAGGTTTTAAGGAAAATAACCAGGGAAGCGCCATTCATATCTCTTCCGACGGCCGCTTCGTTTATGCCGGCAACCGCGGGCATGACAGCATTGCTGTTTTCTCCGTGAATCAGGATAATGGAGAGCTTGCATTTGTGGAGCATACCTCTACAGAAGGAAACTGGCCGCGTGACTTTGTGCTCGATCCAACCGAAAAATTTGTAATAGGCTCGAACCAGAATTCCAGCAGCATTGTTTTATATTCTCGTGATGAGACGACCGGAAAGCTTACATTGCTTCAATCTGATGTGAAAGTGCCGGATCCGGTTTGTGTGAAGTTTTTACATGTATAA
- a CDS encoding zinc-binding dehydrogenase, with protein MKAVIHEGKAGLAGLSYGEIEKPEPGAGEVRVKLKTAGLNHRDLFVLNRHKAEDPALVIGSDGAGIIDAVGDNVADMKPGDEVIINPGLGWKEKSEAPPAGFEIVGLPFHGTFAEYIIIPAENAAPKPGYLTWEDAGVLSLAALTAYRALFTRGKLQAGMKVFIPGIGGGVATFLMQFAKAAGASVYVASRSEEKCRKALELGADKALNSSEEWPEALGGEKVDLVIESVGPATFNKSLEILRNGGTIVTFGSSTGDVLELNLRSLFYAQQNMLGSTMGSAEEYHEMLQFIEKHQIRPVLDQAFHLEQYEQAFEKIANAEQWGKIAFKISE; from the coding sequence ATGAAAGCGGTCATTCATGAAGGTAAAGCCGGTCTTGCCGGGTTATCTTATGGTGAAATTGAAAAGCCTGAGCCGGGTGCCGGCGAAGTCAGGGTGAAATTAAAGACGGCAGGGCTGAACCATCGGGATTTATTTGTCCTGAACCGCCACAAGGCGGAAGATCCTGCGCTTGTCATCGGTTCAGACGGAGCGGGAATTATCGACGCAGTCGGAGATAACGTTGCAGACATGAAGCCAGGCGATGAAGTTATCATCAATCCCGGACTCGGCTGGAAGGAAAAAAGCGAGGCACCCCCAGCCGGCTTTGAAATCGTCGGCTTGCCGTTTCATGGGACATTTGCGGAATACATCATAATTCCGGCTGAAAACGCAGCTCCCAAGCCAGGGTATTTAACCTGGGAGGACGCGGGTGTCCTTTCCCTGGCAGCACTAACCGCCTACAGAGCATTATTCACTAGAGGAAAGCTTCAGGCAGGCATGAAGGTGTTCATTCCCGGAATTGGAGGGGGTGTGGCAACCTTCTTAATGCAATTCGCAAAAGCGGCAGGGGCATCTGTGTATGTGGCTTCACGTTCAGAGGAAAAATGCCGAAAAGCTCTCGAGCTTGGTGCAGATAAAGCCTTAAACAGCAGTGAAGAGTGGCCGGAAGCTCTTGGCGGGGAAAAGGTGGATCTTGTCATTGAATCTGTTGGCCCGGCTACATTTAATAAATCTTTGGAAATCCTTCGCAATGGCGGTACCATCGTAACATTTGGCTCCTCTACTGGGGATGTGCTGGAACTCAATCTCCGCAGTCTCTTTTACGCTCAGCAAAACATGCTTGGTTCAACAATGGGAAGTGCAGAGGAATACCATGAAATGCTCCAGTTTATTGAAAAACATCAAATCAGGCCGGTTTTGGATCAGGCATTTCACCTGGAACAATATGAACAGGCTTTTGAAAAAATCGCAAACGCGGAGCAATGGGGGAAAATTGCTTTCAAAATCAGCGAATAA
- the tyrS gene encoding tyrosine--tRNA ligase, with amino-acid sequence MDNFFEKLTAQQKLETERQLEIYCNGVQEILPKAELKNKIAKSIFQNQPLKIKLGLDPSAPDVHIGHTVVLNKLKQFQDNGHVIQLIIGDFTGKIGDPTGKSAARNQLTDEEVKHNAKTYFEQFSKVLDMDKVDLHYNSAWLSDLQLEDVIRLSASITVARLLERNDFSERLATGKPISLHEFFYPLMQGYDSVALESDIELGGNDQHFNVLMGRHLQEHFQKEKQVVILMPLLEGLDGKEKMSKSKNNYIGVDEDPNNMYGKMMSIPDELIVKYFNLATDLPVTEKQQIAEELENRTLHPRDAKMLLGRTIVRMYHGAAEAEKAEQHFQTIFQKGAMPDEIPETEWRGEGEMLITDLIAGLGLLSSKTEARKMIAGGGIRLNGEKVSDVKLLVKITDGLVLQAGKRKFVKLRLN; translated from the coding sequence ATGGACAATTTTTTTGAAAAATTAACAGCCCAGCAAAAGCTTGAAACAGAGAGGCAGCTTGAGATTTACTGTAATGGCGTCCAGGAGATTCTGCCAAAAGCCGAATTGAAGAATAAAATAGCCAAATCCATTTTTCAAAATCAGCCTTTAAAAATTAAGCTGGGCCTTGATCCTTCTGCACCGGATGTCCATATCGGCCATACGGTCGTGCTGAATAAATTAAAGCAGTTCCAGGACAACGGCCACGTCATCCAGCTGATCATTGGCGATTTTACAGGGAAAATTGGCGACCCGACAGGGAAATCGGCAGCCCGAAATCAGCTCACAGATGAAGAAGTGAAGCATAATGCTAAAACCTACTTCGAGCAATTCAGCAAAGTGCTGGACATGGATAAAGTCGATCTTCACTACAACTCAGCATGGCTTTCTGACCTCCAGCTTGAAGACGTTATCCGCCTGTCTGCAAGCATAACGGTTGCCCGCCTTCTGGAGCGAAATGACTTTTCAGAGCGGCTGGCCACAGGTAAACCAATCTCGCTTCATGAGTTTTTCTACCCGCTGATGCAGGGCTACGACTCGGTTGCTCTTGAAAGCGATATCGAGCTTGGCGGAAACGACCAGCATTTCAATGTTCTGATGGGACGCCATCTGCAGGAGCATTTTCAAAAGGAAAAGCAGGTCGTCATCCTGATGCCGCTCCTTGAGGGCCTGGATGGCAAAGAGAAAATGTCCAAATCGAAAAACAATTACATCGGTGTGGATGAGGATCCTAATAATATGTATGGCAAAATGATGTCCATACCGGATGAGCTGATTGTAAAATACTTCAATCTCGCAACAGATTTGCCGGTGACCGAAAAACAGCAAATCGCGGAAGAGCTGGAAAACAGAACTCTTCATCCGCGTGACGCCAAAATGCTCTTGGGAAGAACAATTGTCCGCATGTACCATGGTGCAGCTGAAGCCGAGAAAGCCGAACAGCATTTCCAAACCATTTTCCAAAAAGGAGCCATGCCGGATGAGATCCCGGAAACCGAATGGAGGGGTGAGGGTGAAATGCTCATTACCGACCTGATTGCCGGCCTTGGCCTGCTTTCATCCAAAACAGAAGCAAGAAAAATGATTGCAGGAGGCGGCATTCGTTTAAACGGAGAAAAAGTCAGCGATGTAAAGCTGCTCGTGAAAATTACAGACGGATTAGTTCTTCAGGCAGGAAAAAGAAAGTTTGTGAAACTGAGGCTGAACTAG
- the map gene encoding type I methionyl aminopeptidase, whose protein sequence is MIVKSEEELAKLKEIGKIVAEIRDAMIEKTKPGVTTKELDDLAGELFEKNGAISGPKGEYDFPGFTCISVNEEVAHGIPGSRIIKEGDLVNIDVSGSKNGYFADTGLSFVVGEDEKLQKLCDAAQEAFDEGMKKLKPGGKLSLVGKTVHKVAKNNGFNVIMNLTGHGVGRSLHEKPDHILNYFDPWDKQLLREGMVVAFEPFISSGDEEVREMSDGWTFVTPNKSHVAQCEHTVVITKEGPIILTK, encoded by the coding sequence ATGATTGTAAAAAGTGAAGAAGAATTAGCAAAACTTAAGGAAATCGGCAAAATTGTCGCGGAGATTCGCGATGCGATGATTGAAAAAACCAAGCCAGGCGTAACAACCAAAGAACTTGATGATTTAGCCGGAGAGCTATTTGAAAAGAATGGAGCGATTTCAGGCCCTAAAGGAGAATACGACTTTCCCGGCTTCACATGCATAAGCGTGAATGAAGAAGTGGCTCATGGCATTCCAGGAAGCCGCATAATAAAAGAAGGCGATCTTGTAAATATTGATGTTTCAGGATCAAAGAATGGCTATTTCGCAGATACAGGCCTATCATTTGTCGTTGGGGAAGACGAGAAGCTGCAAAAGTTATGTGATGCGGCACAGGAAGCATTTGATGAAGGCATGAAAAAATTAAAGCCGGGCGGCAAGCTGAGCCTTGTCGGTAAAACGGTTCATAAAGTGGCAAAAAACAATGGATTCAACGTTATCATGAATCTGACCGGACACGGTGTCGGCCGCTCCCTTCACGAGAAGCCGGACCATATTCTGAACTATTTTGATCCATGGGATAAACAGCTGTTAAGAGAAGGCATGGTTGTCGCCTTCGAACCGTTTATTTCAAGCGGAGATGAAGAAGTAAGGGAAATGAGCGACGGGTGGACGTTCGTCACACCTAACAAAAGCCATGTCGCCCAATGTGAACACACCGTTGTCATAACAAAAGAAGGACCGATTATCTTAACGAAATAA
- a CDS encoding nucleotidyltransferase family protein, with protein MLIKTEEDIVKLVKQDKWMMNILSAAKSLNLPDWWVCAGFVRAKVWDTLHGFSNRTHLPDVDVVYFNKSDLSEETEKELESKLKSLLPKVPWSVKNEARMHLINDLPPYTSSVDAISKFPETATALGLKLDDKNNIILTAPWGIGDLLAYKIKPTPMFAEDSKLFGVYLQRIEKKNWKLLWPGIEEIQGRNQ; from the coding sequence ATGCTGATTAAGACAGAAGAAGATATAGTGAAGCTGGTAAAGCAGGACAAATGGATGATGAACATCCTATCGGCCGCAAAGTCATTAAACCTCCCGGACTGGTGGGTCTGTGCCGGCTTTGTGAGGGCAAAAGTCTGGGATACTCTTCATGGATTCAGCAATAGAACTCACTTGCCTGATGTGGATGTCGTTTATTTTAATAAGAGTGACCTTAGTGAAGAAACGGAAAAAGAGCTGGAGTCCAAGCTTAAATCCCTTCTGCCCAAAGTGCCCTGGTCAGTTAAAAATGAGGCAAGAATGCATCTGATTAATGACCTCCCCCCATATACTTCATCAGTGGATGCGATCTCGAAATTTCCTGAAACGGCTACTGCCCTTGGATTAAAGCTTGATGACAAAAACAATATTATATTAACTGCTCCATGGGGGATCGGGGACTTGCTTGCTTATAAAATAAAGCCCACACCTATGTTTGCTGAAGATAGTAAGTTATTTGGAGTTTACCTCCAGCGAATTGAAAAAAAGAACTGGAAATTATTATGGCCAGGGATAGAAGAAATTCAAGGAAGAAACCAATGA
- a CDS encoding NUDIX hydrolase, translated as MDTEILNIFDENRKQIGVASREEVHQKGHWHETFHCWFVNREEEKEYIYFQYRSNNKKDYPGLLDITSAGHLMSHESVMDGMREVEEELGIHVDFADLVPLGVIEYIAEKENFIDKELANVFLYHSVHTLEEFKPQLEEVTGIYRIALEDFYELWFEGREHIKAEGFQVEKDDRITTVITVRKEDFVPHEDYYYRRVLHSIRETEREHAD; from the coding sequence TTGGACACAGAAATTCTCAATATTTTTGATGAAAACCGAAAACAAATCGGTGTAGCTTCCCGTGAAGAAGTCCATCAAAAAGGTCACTGGCATGAAACTTTCCACTGCTGGTTCGTCAATAGAGAAGAAGAAAAGGAATACATATATTTTCAATACCGCAGCAATAACAAAAAGGATTACCCCGGACTTCTGGACATAACTTCTGCAGGCCATCTCATGAGTCATGAATCTGTCATGGATGGCATGCGGGAAGTGGAGGAAGAACTGGGGATTCATGTTGATTTTGCGGACTTGGTGCCACTGGGTGTCATTGAATATATTGCAGAGAAAGAAAATTTTATCGACAAAGAACTGGCGAATGTATTTCTTTATCACAGCGTCCATACACTGGAGGAGTTCAAGCCGCAGCTCGAAGAAGTAACGGGAATCTACCGGATTGCTCTGGAAGACTTCTATGAGCTTTGGTTTGAAGGAAGAGAACATATTAAGGCAGAAGGATTTCAGGTTGAAAAAGATGATAGAATCACCACTGTCATTACCGTACGCAAAGAGGACTTTGTTCCGCATGAGGATTACTACTACAGGCGTGTACTGCATTCGATTCGAGAGACGGAGAGGGAACATGCTGATTAA
- a CDS encoding GNAT family N-acetyltransferase: protein MIEYKVDIEGISSDMLEGFFDGWPNPPSPEKHLMLLKNSTKIVLAVDRDKHAVAGFTTAISDGVLSAYIPLLEVLPEYQQQGIGQKLVTRLLEELVGIYMIDIMCDPELQPFYEKFGMIKSSGMVQRNYQNQSGKQ from the coding sequence ATGATCGAATATAAAGTGGATATAGAAGGAATATCATCAGATATGCTGGAAGGTTTTTTTGACGGGTGGCCAAATCCGCCGAGCCCTGAAAAACATCTAATGCTTTTAAAAAACAGCACGAAGATCGTGCTGGCCGTTGACCGAGATAAACATGCAGTGGCTGGATTCACCACAGCAATCAGCGATGGAGTGCTATCTGCCTACATTCCGCTGCTTGAAGTGCTGCCCGAATACCAGCAGCAGGGTATCGGCCAAAAGCTGGTCACCCGTTTACTGGAAGAGCTGGTCGGCATTTACATGATTGATATTATGTGTGACCCTGAATTACAGCCGTTTTATGAAAAATTCGGAATGATCAAATCTTCAGGAATGGTGCAGCGTAATTACCAGAATCAATCAGGAAAACAGTAA
- a CDS encoding sensor histidine kinase yields MLELLITMLERLGIIVTIALILTRFRFFREMIYGERLKRQQEYKAILFFGFFGIIGTYSGLAFNTDTLQFNRWASELASDEAIANSRVIGVVLAGLLGGPKVGIGAGIIAGFHRFTLGGFTGIACGLASIVAGLLAGFFRRKNEHVKLSSAFFIGAAAEAVQMLIILGISRPMEKAVALVEMIGIPMIIANGLGSALFLLIIKNVINEEEKAGAFHAQKTLRIADQTLAHLREGINHKSALAVCLILHKELQMKAVAITNHTEILAHVGLGNDHHRSRSPIQTQITRDVIQHGEIAAANDQTIHCRQENCPLGAAIVAPLKLRGETIGTLKFYFTSEKEMTNLVMELISGLSALLSNQLEIAEADKAYQLAKEAEIKALQAQISPHFLFNSLNTIISLVRIEPAQARKLLVSLSHFLRQNLTATTVSCTTLEQELRHVKAYLSIEETRFVDRLEVIYDIEEDALLERIPPLTLQPIVENAVKHGIKNKEQDCIIMIKIQKQDGMTIVKVKDNGQGMSRERAEQLGKETLQSESGSGLALYNVNRRLTIMFGEEASLQISSTPGMGTHIQFAIPQTEEKS; encoded by the coding sequence ATGCTTGAACTGCTGATTACAATGCTGGAGCGGCTTGGAATCATTGTCACCATTGCGCTGATTCTGACAAGGTTCCGCTTTTTCAGAGAGATGATTTATGGCGAAAGATTAAAACGGCAGCAGGAGTATAAAGCCATTCTTTTTTTCGGTTTCTTTGGCATTATTGGAACCTATTCAGGGCTTGCCTTCAATACAGACACACTGCAGTTTAACCGCTGGGCATCCGAGCTTGCTTCTGATGAAGCCATTGCTAATTCCAGGGTGATCGGGGTTGTTCTCGCCGGATTGCTTGGCGGCCCTAAAGTTGGAATTGGCGCAGGAATTATAGCAGGATTCCATCGATTTACGCTTGGCGGCTTTACCGGGATTGCCTGCGGGCTGGCGTCCATAGTGGCGGGGCTGCTTGCCGGCTTTTTCCGCCGAAAGAACGAACATGTGAAGCTGTCATCAGCCTTCTTCATTGGTGCTGCGGCTGAAGCCGTACAGATGCTGATTATTCTTGGAATATCACGGCCCATGGAAAAAGCGGTCGCACTTGTCGAAATGATTGGGATTCCTATGATTATAGCAAATGGGCTTGGCAGTGCCTTATTCTTGCTGATCATAAAAAATGTCATTAATGAAGAAGAAAAAGCAGGTGCTTTTCACGCACAGAAAACCCTTCGGATTGCAGACCAGACCCTAGCTCACCTTCGGGAAGGCATTAATCATAAATCCGCTCTGGCAGTCTGCCTGATTTTACATAAGGAACTTCAAATGAAAGCAGTTGCAATCACCAATCACACTGAAATCCTTGCCCATGTCGGCCTTGGAAATGACCACCACCGTTCCCGAAGCCCAATTCAGACCCAGATAACACGGGATGTCATTCAACACGGAGAAATTGCGGCTGCCAATGACCAGACCATCCATTGCCGGCAGGAAAACTGTCCTCTTGGCGCTGCCATTGTCGCTCCTTTAAAGCTGCGCGGTGAAACCATCGGAACGCTAAAGTTTTACTTCACTTCGGAAAAAGAAATGACAAATCTTGTGATGGAGTTAATCTCGGGACTAAGTGCACTACTCAGCAATCAGCTCGAAATCGCTGAGGCTGATAAAGCCTACCAGCTGGCAAAAGAAGCGGAAATTAAAGCGCTGCAGGCACAAATTTCACCGCATTTTTTATTTAATTCATTAAATACGATAATCTCCCTTGTCCGGATCGAGCCTGCTCAGGCACGGAAACTGCTTGTATCACTATCGCATTTTCTTCGCCAGAACCTGACGGCCACGACAGTCAGCTGTACGACTCTTGAACAGGAGCTCAGACACGTAAAGGCCTATTTGTCAATTGAAGAAACCCGGTTTGTGGATCGGCTCGAAGTCATATACGACATTGAAGAAGATGCCCTATTGGAGAGAATCCCGCCGCTCACTCTGCAGCCGATTGTGGAAAACGCGGTAAAGCATGGGATTAAGAACAAGGAACAAGACTGTATCATTATGATCAAAATTCAGAAACAGGACGGAATGACGATAGTAAAGGTGAAGGATAATGGACAGGGAATGAGCCGGGAAAGAGCCGAACAGCTCGGGAAGGAAACCCTGCAGTCAGAATCGGGATCAGGACTTGCATTGTACAATGTAAACCGCCGGCTGACTATTATGTTTGGTGAGGAAGCTTCGCTGCAAATTTCCAGCACGCCAGGCATGGGCACTCACATCCAATTCGCCATTCCACAAACGGAGGAAAAAAGCTGA
- a CDS encoding LytR/AlgR family response regulator transcription factor produces MEKTIRALIADDERYSRDELKHLLEEFPAIQVVGEAESGETAVMKAIQLQPDVVFLDVEMPKMNGMEAAKSLHELKKVPLIIFATAYPQFAAEAFRYEATDYLLKPYDEEQLEQTIRRVEKLIGAKKENDIGKPAGKLAIEEDGEILYLEPKEILYIGRDEKVSRIITRTGEHETKTPLKDLESRLLPFSFFRIHKSYLVNLDYVTRLTPWFNGAYQLEMEGREELLSVSRNYVKALRVRLEL; encoded by the coding sequence ATGGAAAAAACGATCCGAGCCCTAATCGCTGATGACGAACGCTACAGCAGAGATGAATTAAAACATTTACTGGAGGAATTTCCTGCAATTCAGGTTGTCGGTGAGGCTGAATCCGGCGAAACAGCGGTGATGAAAGCCATCCAGCTTCAGCCGGATGTTGTTTTTCTTGATGTGGAGATGCCCAAAATGAACGGTATGGAAGCGGCCAAATCCCTGCACGAACTGAAAAAAGTCCCGCTTATCATCTTTGCAACAGCCTACCCGCAGTTTGCTGCTGAAGCCTTCCGCTATGAAGCGACCGATTATTTATTGAAGCCCTATGACGAGGAACAGCTCGAGCAGACCATCAGGCGTGTGGAAAAATTGATTGGCGCCAAAAAAGAGAATGACATCGGCAAGCCGGCGGGCAAACTGGCTATTGAAGAAGATGGAGAAATTTTATACCTGGAGCCAAAAGAAATCCTCTATATCGGCCGGGACGAAAAAGTATCCCGGATTATCACCAGGACCGGAGAGCATGAAACCAAAACCCCGCTGAAGGATTTGGAGAGCCGGCTCTTACCCTTCTCTTTTTTCAGAATTCACAAAAGTTACCTGGTAAATCTGGATTATGTAACTCGACTGACTCCATGGTTTAACGGGGCGTATCAGCTTGAGATGGAAGGCCGGGAAGAGCTCTTGTCTGTGAGCAGGAACTATGTGAAGGCACTGCGGGTGCGATTGGAATTGTGA